Within the Paenibacillus pabuli genome, the region GGAGGCTCGTCCCTGTGACAGCCTCTTTTCTTTTTTATAGGCAAACACATCAGGTAAACATGTACACGTGTAATCGAATTCAGTTGCGTACGAAGGAGATGAGGACGGAGATGAAGATTCAATTACTGTCATTAAATGATCTGGAGACGACAGGACAGCTATGGCGGCTTCAGCATGTAGCTTATCGCCTGGAAGCGGAGATGATCGGTTTTCAGGAAATTCCGCCTTTAATGGATACGATCGAATCCCTGCAAAGCTGCGGAGAGACTTTTTACGGTTGTCTGGATGATGACGAAGAACTCGTGGGTGCCGTTGCAGTGGCGGAGGAAGAGAAGGACACATTGACGATAACACGCATGATGGTCCACCCTGAGCATTTTCGCAAAGGAATTGCAGCCGCATTGATGAGACATGTGTTCGAGCAGTATCCGGATCTTCCGCGGTATATTGTATCAACAGGTACACTGAACCAACCGGCTGTCAATTTATATACCAAATTCGGTTTTATACCCGTGGAGGTTACACAGATTGCACCAGGTGTGGAATTAACGACATTTCATAAGAATAAACATTAATCATGTGAATTTTTTGAAGGAGGAATACCAGTTTTGGGCAATCCTTGGTTTATCGATGAGTGGCACATTTTATTACGTTTATTACTAGCCATGCTGCTTGGAGGACTTGTAGGTCTGGAGCGTGAACGTTCCAATCATGCTGCTGGTCTGCGTACCCACATTCTGGTCTGTCTCGGGTCTGCACTGATCATGATGTTGTCTGTTTATGGTTTTAAAGATTTTGCCAATGAATTAAATGTGCGGATTGATCCCGCCCGTCTGGCTACAGCGGTTATTACGGGTGTCGGCTTCCTGGGAGCGGGTACGATTCTGTTTACCGGAAAGTCCATTACAGGACTCACCACTGCGGCTTCGATCTGGGTTGTAGCAGCCATTGGACTGGCCGCGGGCGCAGGGTTCTTTTTTGCCTCCATCGTATCTACGGTTCTGGTACTGCTCAACCTGTGGGTGTTCAACAAGCTGGAGCTCAGGTATATACGAGGAAACAAGCTGCATGTCGTCACACTGCATACTTTGTCTGAACCTGGCTTCCTGGAACAGGTGTCTTCATTCATGGAGCAAGAGAAGATTAAAATACGCAAAATCACAGTCAATGAGCAGGATCTGGCTTTTGCCGAAGTCATTTCGGTTGAACGAAAGATTGAGATTGTACTCCACGTGCATGTCCCGCATGAACTCAATACAGTGCAGCTGGTAACCAAGCTAAGACAATGGGACCATGTGA harbors:
- a CDS encoding GNAT family N-acetyltransferase, whose product is MKIQLLSLNDLETTGQLWRLQHVAYRLEAEMIGFQEIPPLMDTIESLQSCGETFYGCLDDDEELVGAVAVAEEEKDTLTITRMMVHPEHFRKGIAAALMRHVFEQYPDLPRYIVSTGTLNQPAVNLYTKFGFIPVEVTQIAPGVELTTFHKNKH
- a CDS encoding MgtC/SapB family protein produces the protein MGNPWFIDEWHILLRLLLAMLLGGLVGLERERSNHAAGLRTHILVCLGSALIMMLSVYGFKDFANELNVRIDPARLATAVITGVGFLGAGTILFTGKSITGLTTAASIWVVAAIGLAAGAGFFFASIVSTVLVLLNLWVFNKLELRYIRGNKLHVVTLHTLSEPGFLEQVSSFMEQEKIKIRKITVNEQDLAFAEVISVERKIEIVLHVHVPHELNTVQLVTKLRQWDHVTKVSIE